A window of Ignavibacterium sp. contains these coding sequences:
- a CDS encoding type II toxin-antitoxin system VapC family toxin: MRLFFDSSAFAKRFIEETGSDEVESLCIDASVISVSSICFPEIISALNRRLREKVIKRKDYLTIKNRMIEEFEELEIINVIPEVVSKSITLLEKNNLRTLDAIHIASAILWLPDLFITSDKRQSVAAKKAGLKVKFIE, encoded by the coding sequence GTGAGATTGTTTTTTGATTCCTCTGCTTTTGCAAAAAGGTTTATTGAAGAGACAGGAAGCGATGAAGTTGAATCATTATGTATTGATGCTTCGGTTATTTCTGTTTCAAGTATATGCTTCCCTGAAATTATTTCAGCATTAAACAGAAGACTTCGCGAAAAAGTTATTAAAAGAAAAGATTATCTGACAATAAAAAACAGAATGATAGAAGAGTTTGAAGAGCTGGAAATAATTAATGTTATTCCGGAAGTTGTCTCTAAATCAATAACTTTGCTTGAAAAAAATAATCTCAGAACACTTGATGCTATTCACATTGCCTCTGCAATTCTTTGGTTACCGGATTTATTTATAACATCTGATAAAAGACAATCCGTCGCAGCTAAAAAAGCAGGATTGAAAGTAAAGTTTATTGAATAG
- the hisF gene encoding imidazole glycerol phosphate synthase subunit HisF, translated as MLAKRIIPCLDVKDGKVVKGTNFINLRDAGSAVELAERYYQEGADELVFLDITASIEKRKTLIQLVKDVSSVIRIPFTVGGGISDIKDISDLLNNGADKISLNTSAIKNPKLISDAAKRFGSQAIVVAVDVKKISDNYKVFIKGGREETDWEGYSWCKKVEYLGAGEILLTSMDKDGTKSGYDVEFISNLVKLVNIPVIASGGAGNKKHFLDAFNAGADACLAASLFHYQELKISELKSFLFQKGVNVRL; from the coding sequence TTGCTGGCTAAAAGAATTATTCCTTGTCTTGATGTAAAAGATGGTAAAGTTGTAAAAGGAACTAACTTCATAAATCTCCGTGATGCGGGCTCAGCAGTTGAGTTGGCTGAAAGATATTATCAGGAAGGTGCTGATGAACTTGTTTTTCTTGATATAACAGCATCAATTGAAAAGAGAAAAACATTAATTCAGTTGGTTAAAGATGTTTCTTCTGTTATTAGAATTCCTTTTACTGTAGGAGGAGGAATTTCAGACATTAAAGACATTTCGGATTTGCTTAACAATGGTGCAGATAAAATTTCATTAAATACTTCAGCTATAAAAAATCCAAAACTGATTTCGGATGCAGCAAAAAGATTTGGTTCACAAGCAATTGTCGTTGCAGTAGATGTAAAAAAGATTTCTGACAATTACAAAGTTTTTATCAAAGGTGGAAGAGAAGAAACAGATTGGGAAGGTTATTCGTGGTGTAAGAAAGTAGAATATCTTGGTGCAGGTGAAATACTTCTTACATCAATGGATAAAGATGGAACAAAAAGCGGATATGATGTTGAATTCATTTCAAATCTTGTAAAGCTTGTTAACATTCCTGTTATTGCTTCTGGTGGTGCTGGAAATAAAAAACATTTTCTTGATGCTTTCAATGCTGGTGCTGACGCTTGTCTAGCTGCAAGTTTGTTCCATTATCAGGAATTAAAAATTTCAGAATTAAAATCTTTTCTTTTTCAAAAAGGAGTAAATGTAAGATTATGA
- the hisA gene encoding 1-(5-phosphoribosyl)-5-[(5-phosphoribosylamino)methylideneamino]imidazole-4-carboxamide isomerase, with amino-acid sequence MKIIPAIDILDNKLVRLEKGEYNSAKVYSDDPFEMARTFSDFGFEWLHIVDLSGAKSGKLFITELIGRIKAETKLKIQVGGGIRNLSDAKMLIDKGVDRLVIGSISVIDKQEFEKIISEIGPEKIIASVDVRDDYVMVKGWTLNSEVRLSDHIKYCLSKNVKTFLCTDIKKDGMLTGPNLGLYKNLLSEFPSADFIASGGISSLQDLGSLKELNIYASVVGKAIYENKIDLKELKKIAG; translated from the coding sequence ATGAAAATTATTCCTGCAATTGATATTCTCGATAACAAACTTGTACGACTTGAAAAAGGCGAATACAATTCTGCAAAAGTTTATTCCGATGATCCGTTTGAGATGGCTCGCACCTTTTCTGATTTTGGTTTTGAATGGCTGCATATAGTTGATTTGTCAGGAGCCAAATCCGGAAAACTATTTATTACAGAATTGATTGGTAGAATAAAAGCAGAAACAAAACTTAAAATTCAGGTTGGCGGAGGAATTAGAAATCTGAGTGATGCAAAGATGCTGATTGATAAAGGAGTTGACAGATTAGTTATTGGGTCAATATCAGTAATCGATAAACAAGAGTTTGAAAAAATTATTTCGGAAATCGGTCCTGAAAAAATTATTGCTTCAGTTGATGTCAGAGATGATTATGTTATGGTTAAAGGATGGACATTAAATTCTGAAGTAAGATTGAGCGATCACATAAAATATTGTCTTTCAAAAAATGTAAAAACATTTCTTTGCACAGATATCAAGAAAGATGGAATGCTTACAGGACCAAATCTCGGACTTTACAAAAATCTTCTGTCTGAATTTCCTTCTGCAGATTTTATTGCTTCCGGCGGAATAAGCTCTTTGCAGGATTTAGGTTCACTAAAAGAATTAAATATCTATGCTTCAGTTGTTGGTAAAGCTATTTACGAAAATAAAATTGATTTGAAGGAGTTAAAGAAAATTGCTGGCTAA
- the hisIE gene encoding bifunctional phosphoribosyl-AMP cyclohydrolase/phosphoribosyl-ATP diphosphatase HisIE, whose translation MIDISTLNFSKLNGLIPAIIVDSETDKILMLGFMNEQALKKTIETNKVTFFSRTKNALWTKGETSGNFLFVKDIITDCDNDSIIVYATPQGPTCHTGNYSCFGLEKNNLKFLGYLNDLIYQRKKNLPEGSYTTELFKSGSDRIIQKVGEEATEVIIAAKNKSRREIIYESADLLYHLIVMLQDNDINLSDVITELESRHK comes from the coding sequence ATGATTGACATTTCAACATTAAATTTCAGTAAGCTAAACGGTTTAATTCCCGCAATCATTGTTGATTCGGAAACTGACAAAATACTTATGCTTGGATTTATGAATGAGCAGGCACTTAAGAAAACAATTGAAACTAATAAAGTTACTTTCTTCAGCAGGACTAAAAACGCACTTTGGACAAAAGGAGAGACCTCAGGAAATTTTTTGTTCGTAAAAGATATTATCACGGATTGTGATAATGATTCAATCATTGTTTATGCAACACCACAAGGACCAACCTGTCATACCGGTAACTATTCCTGTTTTGGATTAGAAAAAAATAATTTGAAGTTTCTCGGATACTTAAATGATTTGATTTATCAGAGAAAGAAAAATTTGCCAGAAGGATCCTATACAACAGAATTATTTAAATCTGGTTCTGATAGAATTATTCAGAAGGTGGGAGAAGAAGCAACGGAAGTTATCATTGCTGCTAAAAATAAAAGCAGGCGCGAGATTATTTATGAATCCGCAGACCTGCTCTATCATTTAATTGTAATGTTACAGGATAATGATATTAATTTATCTGATGTAATTACAGAACTTGAATCGAGACATAAATAA
- a CDS encoding serine hydrolase has protein sequence MKNIKITLVFTLVLLIDCFSQTIPTFITDSLDTYVNRGLQQWQIPGAAVLVVKDGQIVVAKGYGVKELGTNDKVDANTLFMIGSNTKAFTGTALALLEQDGKLNLEDKVVKYLPDFKMKDEWVTQHLNLLDIVSHRTGLETFQGDFMYWTSDLTADEVIQKFGMLTPKYDFRTKYGYTNAGYAIAGKVIEKVSGLTWAEFVKEKIFKPLEMDRTVPLSVDYMKAENIARPHTFVDGKMSVIPIQNIDNLAPCGSIGSSINDLSHWVIAQLDSGKYNDQTVIPFSVIQETRQLLSIQRRVRHPYNKTHYSLYGMGWAFQDYEGREMIMHTGGVNGFVTSVTLIPEEKLGVVVLTNTDQNAFFQSLKWEIIDAYLGLPYRNYDSTFYAGFVKRQEANNKWLKEVRDSVAMKIKPELSLSEFEGKYKHEVYGFAELKKVGDKLELTLEHHSKLKGKLEYIGNNRFLCTYSDPTYGIKVFPFEIENGKVKSFDLYVDDFIDYEAYKFVKQ, from the coding sequence ATGAAAAACATTAAGATCACTTTAGTCTTTACATTAGTTTTACTGATAGATTGTTTTTCTCAAACTATCCCAACATTTATCACTGACAGTCTTGATACTTATGTTAATCGTGGACTTCAGCAATGGCAAATTCCCGGCGCTGCTGTACTTGTTGTAAAAGATGGGCAAATTGTGGTTGCGAAAGGTTATGGAGTAAAAGAACTCGGAACAAATGATAAAGTTGATGCAAACACTTTATTTATGATTGGCTCAAATACAAAAGCATTCACAGGAACAGCATTGGCACTACTTGAGCAGGATGGAAAACTTAATCTTGAAGACAAAGTAGTAAAGTATCTTCCGGATTTTAAAATGAAAGACGAATGGGTTACGCAACATCTGAATCTTCTTGATATTGTTTCTCACAGAACGGGACTTGAAACATTTCAAGGCGATTTTATGTATTGGACATCCGATTTAACTGCTGATGAAGTAATTCAAAAATTCGGAATGCTAACTCCCAAATATGATTTCAGAACAAAGTATGGTTATACAAATGCTGGTTATGCAATTGCAGGAAAAGTAATTGAGAAAGTGTCCGGACTGACCTGGGCAGAATTTGTTAAAGAGAAAATCTTTAAACCGCTTGAAATGGACAGAACAGTCCCTTTATCTGTAGATTATATGAAAGCAGAAAATATTGCAAGACCTCATACATTTGTTGATGGTAAGATGAGTGTTATTCCAATTCAAAATATTGATAATCTGGCTCCTTGCGGAAGTATTGGTTCATCAATTAATGATTTATCGCATTGGGTTATTGCACAGTTAGACAGCGGCAAATACAATGACCAAACTGTTATTCCATTTTCGGTAATTCAGGAAACGAGACAACTTCTTTCAATTCAAAGAAGAGTCCGGCATCCTTACAATAAAACACATTATTCACTTTACGGAATGGGTTGGGCATTTCAGGATTACGAAGGAAGAGAAATGATTATGCACACAGGCGGTGTAAATGGATTTGTTACTTCTGTTACTTTAATTCCGGAAGAAAAACTTGGAGTAGTCGTTTTAACTAATACTGATCAAAATGCTTTCTTTCAATCTTTGAAATGGGAAATTATTGATGCTTATCTTGGTTTACCTTATAGGAATTATGATTCAACTTTTTATGCGGGATTTGTTAAACGACAGGAAGCAAATAACAAATGGCTAAAAGAAGTTCGAGATTCTGTAGCGATGAAAATCAAACCTGAATTAAGTTTATCAGAGTTTGAAGGAAAATATAAGCATGAGGTTTATGGTTTTGCCGAATTGAAAAAAGTTGGTGATAAACTTGAACTAACATTAGAACATCATTCCAAACTAAAAGGGAAACTCGAGTACATTGGTAACAACAGATTTCTTTGCACTTACTCAGATCCGACTTACGGAATAAAAGTTTTTCCGTTTGAAATTGAAAATGGTAAAGTAAAATCTTTTGATTTATATGTTGATGATTTTATTGATTACGAGGCTTACAAGTTTGTTAAACAATAA
- a CDS encoding type II toxin-antitoxin system prevent-host-death family antitoxin, with translation MRTINFTEFRNNASLLLSAVEKGEMVIVMRHGKPIAKIVPADKIEEGEKPLKKPALRLVIKGRNLSSAILEEREK, from the coding sequence ATGAGAACTATAAACTTTACTGAATTCAGAAATAACGCTTCTTTACTCCTTTCAGCCGTTGAAAAAGGTGAAATGGTAATTGTTATGAGACATGGAAAACCAATCGCTAAGATTGTCCCTGCAGATAAAATTGAAGAAGGGGAGAAACCTTTGAAGAAACCTGCACTAAGACTGGTAATAAAAGGTAGAAATTTATCTTCTGCAATTTTGGAAGAAAGAGAAAAGTGA